In Streptomyces sp. DG2A-72, one genomic interval encodes:
- a CDS encoding ATP-binding protein has translation MADHLEASVTLPSDPASVSAARTYVVGTLAEWGLPADTELADTIRLIVSELATNAVQHTFGQSPTFTVDIELDRDEQLRIGVTDSHPRFPKRLPAAVQQDNGRGLVIIRWLTAEFGGKLRIRPTREGGKTISVQLPWTVPARPVTTTAVQQDP, from the coding sequence ATGGCAGACCATCTGGAAGCATCCGTCACTCTGCCGAGCGATCCCGCCTCGGTCTCCGCCGCCCGCACCTACGTGGTCGGCACCCTGGCGGAATGGGGACTGCCGGCTGACACGGAACTGGCCGACACCATCCGCCTCATCGTCTCCGAGCTCGCCACCAACGCCGTACAGCACACGTTCGGGCAGTCACCCACCTTCACGGTGGACATCGAACTCGACCGTGACGAACAGCTGCGCATCGGCGTCACCGACAGCCATCCGCGGTTTCCCAAACGTCTGCCCGCGGCCGTCCAGCAGGACAACGGCCGCGGGCTTGTGATCATCCGCTGGCTGACTGCAGAGTTCGGCGGCAAGCTGAGAATCCGGCCCACCCGGGAGGGCGGCAAGACGATCTCCGTCCAACTGCCGTGGACGGTACCGGCGCGGCCCGTGACGACGACGGCGGTACAGCAGGACCCTTAG
- a CDS encoding helix-turn-helix transcriptional regulator, protein MQHGPAVRRRKLGAELRTLRTGAGLTSGEAARLVGWHQSKVSRIETGASGVKPADVRLLLDAYGVADPQLRELLLVLAGQDDSAGRHHWWHAYRGVLPPTYRDFISLESQASAMRTLETSVVPGLLQTPEYARAVTRAAVGGLDEDAGDRLDALVEVRLARQDVLRSRPPLVLSAVLDEAVLHREIGGPDVMARQLERLIEAARYPQVRLQVLPFAAGAHIGITGPFVIFSFSSTSDLDVVVLDHLTSSLYLERKEDLRAYTEAFNTLQFHALSPEDSLDYIAGIGAGV, encoded by the coding sequence ATGCAGCACGGTCCCGCGGTACGCCGCCGAAAACTGGGCGCCGAATTGCGCACGCTGCGCACCGGCGCCGGGCTCACGAGCGGCGAGGCGGCCCGGCTCGTGGGCTGGCACCAGTCCAAGGTGAGCCGCATCGAGACCGGCGCGAGCGGGGTGAAACCGGCCGATGTGCGGTTACTCCTGGACGCCTACGGAGTGGCGGATCCTCAACTGCGGGAGTTACTCCTGGTGTTGGCGGGACAGGACGACAGTGCCGGGCGGCACCACTGGTGGCATGCGTATCGGGGCGTGCTGCCGCCGACGTACCGGGATTTCATCAGCCTGGAATCCCAGGCCAGCGCGATGCGCACGCTGGAGACCTCCGTCGTTCCGGGGCTGTTGCAGACGCCGGAGTACGCGCGGGCGGTGACCCGGGCCGCGGTGGGCGGACTGGACGAGGACGCCGGGGACCGGCTGGATGCGCTGGTGGAAGTGCGCCTGGCCAGGCAGGACGTGCTGCGCTCGCGGCCGCCCCTGGTGCTGAGCGCGGTGCTCGACGAGGCGGTGCTGCACCGGGAGATCGGCGGGCCGGACGTCATGGCACGGCAGCTGGAGCGGCTGATCGAGGCGGCGCGCTACCCCCAAGTGCGGCTTCAGGTCCTGCCGTTCGCGGCCGGTGCCCACATCGGCATCACCGGGCCTTTCGTTATCTTCTCATTTTCGAGCACTTCTGATCTGGATGTGGTTGTTCTGGACCACTTGACGAGTAGCCTCTACCTCGAGCGGAAAGAAGACCTCCGGGCCTACACCGAGGCCTTCAACACCCTTCAGTTCCACGCCCTTTCGCCCGAGGACTCGTTGGACTACATCGCCGGGATAGGTGCCGGCGTGTAA
- a CDS encoding DUF397 domain-containing protein yields MSALPRNVTSSTQLHGVQWLRSSYSTGANNCVETARPLSGPGAGLLAVRDSKDPAGPALLFSPESWAGFTAALR; encoded by the coding sequence ATGTCTGCACTGCCTCGGAACGTGACTTCCAGTACTCAACTGCACGGTGTGCAATGGCTGCGCAGCAGCTACAGCACCGGAGCGAACAACTGCGTCGAGACGGCCCGGCCGCTTTCCGGCCCCGGGGCCGGGCTGCTGGCCGTACGCGACTCCAAGGACCCGGCCGGACCCGCGCTGCTCTTCTCCCCCGAGAGCTGGGCGGGATTCACGGCCGCGTTACGGTGA
- a CDS encoding 8-amino-7-oxononanoate synthase codes for MAFGWIDEQAELRRRAGLVRTLRPRPADSPLLDLASNDYLGLARHPEVVEGATSAARTWGGGATGSRLVTGTTALHAELERELADFCGFEAALVFSSGYAANLAAVTALAPHGSLIVSDAGNHASLIDGCRLARGTTQVVAHADPDAVRKALRTHEGPAVAVSNTVFSVDGDAAPLTELATACREHGTGLVVDDAHGLGVLGDGGRGAPHGAGLAGADDVVVTVTLSKSLGSQGGAVLGPARVIEHLVNAARTFIFDTGLAPAAAGAALAALRLLRREPERAARARAVARELHTRLTAAGLEAVRPDAAVVSVRAPSPEGAVRWAAECRTAGLAVGCFRPPSVPDGISRLRLTARADLSEEQIERAVGVIGETRP; via the coding sequence ATGGCGTTCGGCTGGATCGACGAACAGGCGGAGCTGCGCCGCCGCGCCGGACTGGTACGGACCCTGCGCCCCCGCCCCGCCGACTCGCCGCTGCTCGACCTCGCGAGCAACGACTACCTGGGCCTGGCCCGCCACCCCGAGGTCGTCGAGGGGGCCACCTCCGCGGCCCGCACCTGGGGCGGCGGCGCCACCGGCTCCCGGCTGGTCACCGGCACGACCGCGCTCCACGCCGAACTGGAACGCGAGCTGGCGGACTTCTGCGGCTTCGAGGCGGCCCTGGTGTTCTCCTCCGGCTACGCGGCCAACCTCGCCGCGGTCACCGCGCTGGCCCCGCACGGCTCACTGATCGTCTCCGACGCCGGCAACCACGCCTCGCTGATCGACGGCTGCCGGCTGGCCCGCGGCACCACCCAGGTCGTCGCACACGCCGACCCGGACGCCGTACGCAAGGCACTCCGGACGCATGAGGGGCCCGCCGTCGCCGTGTCCAACACGGTCTTCTCGGTCGACGGCGACGCCGCCCCGCTGACCGAGCTGGCGACGGCATGCCGGGAGCACGGCACCGGTCTGGTCGTCGACGACGCCCACGGTCTCGGCGTCCTCGGCGACGGCGGGCGCGGCGCCCCGCACGGCGCGGGACTCGCGGGCGCCGACGATGTCGTGGTGACGGTCACGCTGTCCAAGTCGCTCGGCAGCCAGGGCGGCGCCGTCCTCGGACCCGCCCGGGTCATCGAGCACTTGGTCAACGCGGCCCGCACGTTCATCTTCGACACGGGCCTGGCCCCCGCCGCGGCGGGAGCGGCCCTGGCGGCGCTCAGGCTGCTGCGCCGCGAGCCGGAGCGGGCGGCGCGGGCGCGTGCGGTGGCACGCGAACTCCACACACGCCTGACCGCCGCGGGTCTGGAAGCGGTACGTCCGGACGCCGCGGTCGTCTCCGTGCGCGCGCCGTCCCCGGAGGGTGCCGTGCGGTGGGCGGCCGAGTGCCGTACGGCAGGTCTCGCCGTGGGCTGCTTCCGTCCTCCTTCCGTGCCCGACGGCATCTCACGGCTGAGGCTCACCGCCCGCGCGGACCTCTCCGAGGAGCAGATCGAGCGTGCTGTGGGAGTGATCGGCGAGACGCGACCATGA
- the bioB gene encoding biotin synthase BioB, translating into MDLLNTLVDKGLRRELPTREEALAVLATSDDDLLDVVAAAGKVRRHWFGRRVKLNYLVNLKSGLCPEDCSYCSQRLGSTTGILKYSWLGPDEASQAAAAGLAGGAKRVCLVASGRGPTDRDVDRVAGTIKAIKEQNEGVEVCACLGLLSDGQAERLREAGADAYNHNLNTSEATYGDITTTHTYADRVDTVQKAHAAGLSACSGLIAGMGESDEDLVDVVYSLRELDPDSVPVNFLIPVEGTPLAKEWHLTPQRCLRILAMVRFVCPDVEVRIAGGREVHLRTMQPLALHLANSIFLGDYLTTEGQAGQADLEMIADAGFEVEGTDQVTLPEHRAAGGCHEGGGACGSAPQASTPQDSTPQASTSQINEARTDLVAVRRRGAGTDLAPNA; encoded by the coding sequence ATGGACCTGCTGAACACGCTGGTGGACAAGGGGCTTCGGCGCGAGCTGCCGACCCGCGAGGAAGCACTGGCCGTCCTCGCCACCTCCGACGACGACCTGCTCGATGTGGTGGCCGCGGCCGGCAAGGTACGCCGGCACTGGTTCGGCCGACGGGTGAAACTCAACTACCTCGTCAACCTCAAGTCCGGCCTGTGCCCGGAGGACTGCTCCTACTGCTCCCAGCGGCTGGGCTCCACGACCGGGATCCTGAAGTACAGCTGGCTGGGGCCCGACGAGGCCTCCCAGGCAGCGGCGGCCGGGCTGGCCGGGGGCGCCAAGCGGGTCTGTCTGGTGGCGTCCGGACGCGGTCCCACCGACCGTGACGTGGACCGGGTCGCGGGCACCATCAAGGCGATCAAGGAACAGAACGAGGGCGTCGAGGTGTGCGCCTGCCTCGGTCTGCTCTCCGACGGCCAGGCCGAGCGGCTGCGCGAGGCCGGCGCGGACGCCTACAACCACAACCTCAACACCTCCGAGGCGACGTACGGCGACATCACCACCACCCACACCTACGCCGACCGCGTCGACACCGTGCAGAAGGCGCACGCGGCCGGGCTGTCCGCCTGCTCGGGCCTGATCGCCGGCATGGGCGAGTCGGACGAGGACCTGGTGGACGTCGTCTACTCGCTGCGTGAGCTGGACCCGGACTCGGTTCCGGTCAACTTCCTGATCCCGGTCGAGGGCACCCCGCTCGCCAAGGAGTGGCACCTCACCCCGCAGCGCTGTCTGCGCATTCTCGCGATGGTGCGGTTCGTCTGCCCGGACGTCGAGGTGCGGATCGCGGGCGGCCGTGAGGTCCATCTGCGCACGATGCAGCCTCTTGCCCTGCACCTGGCCAACTCGATCTTCCTCGGCGACTATCTGACCACCGAGGGCCAGGCGGGCCAGGCGGACCTGGAGATGATCGCGGACGCCGGGTTCGAGGTGGAGGGCACGGATCAGGTGACGCTGCCGGAGCACCGGGCGGCCGGCGGGTGCCACGAGGGCGGCGGAGCATGCGGTTCCGCACCTCAGGCCTCCACACCTCAGGACTCCACACCTCAGGCCTCCACATCCCAGATCAACGAGGCCCGTACGGACCTCGTCGCCGTACGCCGCCGGGGCGCCGGAACGGACCTCGCGCCCAATGCCTGA
- a CDS encoding adenosylmethionine--8-amino-7-oxononanoate transaminase translates to MPDLTVPELLELDRRHVWHPYGPMPGLVEPLVVESASGVRLKLADDAGELIDGMSSWWSAIHGYHHPVLDEAAREQLGRMSHVMFGGLTHEPAVRLAKHLVDMSPNGLEHVFLTDSGSVSVEVAAKMCLQYWRSLGRPAKQRLLTWRGGYHGDTWQPMSVCDPEGGMHDLWTGVLPRQVFADAPPTEYDEAYADHLRALIERHADDLAAVIVEPVVQGAGGMRFHSPAYLRVLREACDAYGVLLVFDEIATGFGRTGALFAAEHAAVTPDVMCVGKALTGGYMTMAATLCTSRVAEGISRGEVPVLAHGPTFMGNPLAASVACASIELLLGQDWLAEVKRIEAGLREGLAEAAALPGVRDVRVLGAIGVVQLDHAVDMRAATAAAVREGVWLRPFRDLVYTMPPYVTGDTDVARIARAVCAAAREG, encoded by the coding sequence ATGCCTGACCTGACCGTCCCCGAGCTGCTGGAACTCGACAGGCGGCACGTCTGGCATCCGTACGGGCCCATGCCGGGCTTGGTGGAGCCGCTCGTCGTGGAGTCGGCGAGCGGGGTCCGGCTGAAACTCGCGGACGACGCGGGCGAGTTGATCGACGGCATGTCGTCCTGGTGGTCGGCGATCCACGGCTACCACCACCCCGTGCTCGACGAGGCCGCGCGCGAGCAGCTCGGCAGGATGAGCCATGTGATGTTCGGCGGGCTCACCCACGAGCCCGCCGTACGGCTCGCGAAGCACCTTGTCGACATGTCACCCAACGGCCTGGAGCATGTCTTCCTCACCGACTCCGGTTCGGTGTCGGTCGAGGTGGCGGCCAAGATGTGCCTCCAGTACTGGCGTTCGCTGGGCCGCCCGGCGAAGCAGCGCCTGCTGACCTGGCGCGGCGGCTATCACGGCGACACCTGGCAGCCGATGTCGGTGTGCGATCCCGAGGGGGGGATGCATGACCTGTGGACAGGCGTGCTCCCACGCCAGGTGTTCGCCGACGCGCCGCCGACGGAGTACGACGAGGCGTACGCCGATCACCTGCGCGCGCTGATCGAGCGGCACGCCGACGACCTGGCCGCGGTGATCGTCGAGCCGGTCGTGCAGGGCGCGGGCGGAATGCGGTTCCACTCCCCCGCGTATCTGCGGGTGCTGCGTGAGGCGTGCGACGCGTACGGCGTGCTGCTGGTGTTCGACGAGATCGCGACCGGGTTCGGGCGGACGGGCGCGCTGTTCGCGGCGGAGCACGCGGCGGTGACGCCCGATGTGATGTGCGTCGGCAAGGCTCTGACCGGCGGCTATATGACGATGGCCGCCACCCTGTGCACATCCCGGGTGGCCGAGGGCATCTCGCGCGGCGAGGTGCCGGTGCTGGCGCACGGCCCGACGTTCATGGGCAATCCGCTGGCCGCGTCGGTGGCCTGCGCCTCGATCGAGCTGCTGCTCGGCCAGGACTGGCTCGCGGAGGTGAAGCGGATCGAGGCGGGACTGCGGGAGGGGCTGGCCGAGGCCGCGGCGCTCCCGGGTGTTCGCGATGTCCGCGTCCTCGGTGCCATCGGGGTCGTCCAGCTCGACCACGCGGTGGACATGAGGGCGGCCACGGCGGCGGCCGTGCGCGAGGGCGTGTGGCTGCGGCCGTTCCGCGACCTCGTCTACACGATGCCGCCGTATGTCACGGGCGACACGGACGTCGCACGGATCGCGCGCGCGGTGTGCGCGGCGGCGCGGGAGGGATGA
- the bioD gene encoding dethiobiotin synthase, with translation MPVLVITGTGTEVGKTVATAAVAAAALAAGRSVAVLKAAQTGVRPDERGDADEVARLAGAVTAVELARYPDPLAPATAAQRAGCAPVHPHDIAEAAAKLAAEHDLVLVEGAGGLLVRFDPAGGTLADAARLLAAPVLVVASAGLGTLNTTELTAREIRSRQLDLAGIVIGSWPKAPDLASRCNLADLPIVADAPLLGALPAGAAALEPADFRAAAPTWLAPRLEGMWDAEAFRVREAPR, from the coding sequence ATGCCGGTCCTGGTGATCACGGGCACGGGCACGGAGGTCGGCAAGACCGTCGCGACAGCCGCCGTCGCCGCCGCAGCGCTCGCGGCCGGGCGGTCGGTGGCCGTCCTGAAGGCCGCGCAGACGGGCGTACGACCGGACGAGCGCGGGGACGCCGACGAGGTCGCGCGGCTCGCGGGTGCCGTGACGGCGGTCGAACTCGCCCGGTATCCGGACCCGTTGGCGCCGGCGACGGCCGCGCAACGCGCCGGATGCGCTCCGGTCCACCCGCACGACATCGCCGAGGCCGCCGCCAAGCTGGCCGCCGAGCACGATCTGGTGCTGGTGGAGGGAGCGGGCGGGCTCCTCGTACGGTTCGACCCGGCGGGCGGCACACTGGCGGACGCGGCACGGCTGCTGGCGGCGCCGGTACTGGTCGTGGCCTCAGCCGGCCTGGGCACGCTCAACACGACGGAGCTGACAGCACGTGAAATCCGCTCCCGCCAGCTGGACTTGGCAGGAATCGTGATCGGCAGCTGGCCCAAGGCGCCCGATCTGGCGTCCCGTTGCAATCTCGCGGACCTGCCGATCGTCGCCGACGCCCCGCTGCTCGGCGCGCTCCCCGCCGGGGCCGCCGCGCTCGAACCCGCCGACTTCCGTGCGGCGGCGCCCACTTGGCTGGCACCGCGGCTGGAGGGCATGTGGGACGCGGAGGCGTTCCGGGTACGGGAAGCGCCCCGATAG
- a CDS encoding class I SAM-dependent methyltransferase yields the protein MPQRPATGSGKVSRDPVHHPLFARYYARISVAAESRMGMGAVRDRMLSGLSGRVIEIGAGNGLNFAHYPSAVSEVVAIEPERLLRQLAVESALRAEVPVDVVPGAAEALPVKSEAFDAVVLSLVLCSVRDVSRALGEVRRVLRPGGAVRFFEHGRGGGRVMRFTQRALDSTVWPRLNGGCHVARDPIAGLRAAGFELGPYRRVLMPENGPTLPTSYCVLGTAWRPTVDS from the coding sequence ATGCCGCAACGGCCCGCCACCGGCTCCGGCAAGGTGTCACGGGATCCCGTGCACCACCCGCTGTTCGCCCGGTACTACGCCCGTATCAGCGTCGCCGCCGAGTCACGCATGGGCATGGGCGCCGTGCGCGACCGCATGCTGTCCGGGCTGTCCGGGCGGGTGATCGAGATCGGGGCGGGCAACGGCCTGAACTTCGCGCACTATCCGAGCGCGGTCTCGGAGGTCGTCGCCATCGAACCGGAGCGCCTGCTGCGGCAGTTGGCGGTGGAGTCCGCGCTGCGGGCCGAGGTGCCGGTGGATGTGGTGCCGGGTGCGGCGGAGGCGTTGCCGGTCAAGAGCGAGGCCTTCGACGCGGTGGTGCTGTCGCTGGTGCTGTGCAGTGTGCGGGACGTCTCGCGGGCGCTCGGCGAGGTGCGGCGGGTGCTGCGGCCCGGCGGTGCCGTGCGGTTCTTCGAGCACGGCAGGGGCGGCGGCCGGGTGATGCGCTTCACCCAGCGCGCGCTGGACAGCACGGTGTGGCCGCGGCTGAACGGGGGCTGCCATGTGGCCCGGGACCCGATCGCCGGACTGCGGGCCGCCGGGTTCGAACTCGGCCCGTACCGGCGGGTGCTGATGCCGGAGAACGGGCCGACGTTGCCGACCTCGTACTGCGTCCTGGGCACGGCGTGGCGGCCTACGGTCGACTCATAG
- a CDS encoding fic family toxin-antitoxin system, toxin component, which yields MSHLRIDLAWLLMLAEQNTPGDPQVTDWGALVAAVARHEAEIFDVPVYDTPQARAASLLQLLIHVPALERSNALFASAVAYAYLVASGLKVVTSPEQVRDLARLVKSGQATVHDIAQELRQWSL from the coding sequence TTGAGCCATCTCAGAATCGACCTCGCCTGGCTGCTCATGCTCGCCGAACAGAACACTCCCGGAGACCCCCAGGTCACCGACTGGGGCGCGCTCGTCGCCGCCGTCGCACGCCATGAGGCCGAGATATTCGACGTCCCTGTCTACGACACCCCTCAGGCCCGAGCCGCCTCGCTGCTGCAACTGCTGATCCACGTGCCCGCGCTGGAGCGTTCCAACGCCCTGTTCGCCTCCGCGGTCGCGTACGCCTACCTCGTCGCCAGCGGCCTGAAGGTCGTCACCTCCCCGGAGCAGGTCCGCGACCTGGCCCGGCTGGTCAAGAGCGGTCAGGCCACGGTGCACGACATCGCGCAGGAACTGCGGCAGTGGAGCCTATGA
- a CDS encoding toxin-antitoxin system HicB family antitoxin — MAKTQLNVRVDEGTARAARERALARGMSVNRYIEELVRQDTGEVGHTFVEAAADFMKQYESVFAEEFGSDREGTREGRR; from the coding sequence ATGGCGAAGACCCAGCTGAACGTACGCGTGGACGAAGGCACCGCCCGCGCGGCTCGCGAACGCGCCCTGGCCCGCGGCATGAGCGTCAACCGCTACATCGAAGAGCTGGTCAGACAGGACACCGGGGAGGTCGGCCACACCTTCGTGGAGGCCGCCGCCGACTTCATGAAGCAGTACGAGTCCGTGTTCGCCGAAGAGTTCGGCTCGGACCGTGAAGGCACACGCGAAGGTCGCCGCTGA
- a CDS encoding ABC transporter ATP-binding protein: protein MSRIEEAALSASAVEQASADGFAARARGLTKAYGSGETTVLALDSVDVDITRGRFTAVMGPSGSGKSTLMHCLAGLDTVSAGQVWLGDTEITGLRERELTRLRRDRIGFMFQSFNLIPTLNAAENITLPMDIAGKKPDEKWLDQVIDTLGLRDRLSHRPSQLSGGQQQRVACARALASRPELIFADEPTGNLDSRSGLEVLGFLRDAVDNLGQTVVMVTHDPGAAAHSDLVLFLGDGRIVDEMERPTAEAVLERMKRFDVIRSQYDDATPSQED, encoded by the coding sequence ATGTCCCGAATCGAGGAGGCAGCCTTGTCCGCTTCTGCTGTGGAGCAGGCCTCGGCCGACGGGTTCGCGGCCCGCGCCCGCGGTCTGACCAAGGCGTACGGCTCGGGCGAGACGACGGTGCTCGCCCTCGACTCGGTGGACGTGGACATCACGCGCGGCCGGTTCACGGCGGTGATGGGGCCGTCGGGCTCCGGGAAGTCCACGCTGATGCACTGTCTGGCGGGGCTGGACACCGTCTCGGCGGGCCAGGTGTGGCTCGGCGACACCGAGATCACGGGGCTCAGGGAGCGGGAGCTGACCCGGCTGCGGCGGGACCGGATCGGGTTCATGTTCCAGTCGTTCAACCTCATCCCGACGCTGAACGCGGCCGAGAACATCACGCTGCCCATGGACATCGCCGGCAAGAAGCCCGACGAGAAGTGGCTGGACCAGGTCATCGACACACTCGGGCTGCGGGACCGGCTGAGCCACCGGCCGTCGCAGCTGTCCGGCGGCCAGCAGCAGCGCGTCGCCTGTGCCCGCGCGCTCGCCTCCCGCCCCGAGCTGATCTTCGCCGACGAACCGACCGGCAACCTCGACTCACGGTCCGGGCTTGAGGTGCTCGGCTTTCTGCGCGACGCGGTCGACAACCTCGGGCAGACGGTCGTCATGGTCACCCACGATCCGGGCGCCGCCGCCCACTCCGACCTGGTGCTGTTCCTCGGTGACGGACGGATCGTCGACGAGATGGAGCGGCCGACGGCGGAGGCGGTCCTGGAACGGATGAAGCGGTTCGACGTGATCCGCAGTCAGTACGACGACGCCACGCCCTCGCAGGAGGACTGA
- a CDS encoding ABC transporter permease → MLKATLRSFLAHKGRLLLSALAVILSVAFVAGSLIFSDTVSRTFDRLFASTAADVTVSPKENLDEALPSGFTPTLPASLVDRAARVEGAESARLDVDVAGITVADEDNESVGPTTGAPTIGTIWNPTDRSPVELTSGHAPEGPSQVLLDADTADSKDVAIGDTLTVIAAPGSFKAEVVGIATFTTTNPGAALVFFDTETAQTKLLGDPDAGTSISVDAADGVSDPQLKQRVAAALGADTFDFRTADEQAESDVEQLGGFLDVIKYVMLGFAGIAVLVGVFLIVNTFSMLIAQRTRELGLLRALGADRRQVRRSVLTEALLLGLVGSTLGLATGIGLAVGLIELMSLLGMNIRSADMVIGVATPVSAYVVGLGVTFVAAYLPARRAAGVSPMAALADAEIADVGKPLRVRAVVGAVVGALGAAALVGCATATQTSSAASLLGLGVVLTLIATVIAGPLLVRPVIRVLGGAFPALFGSVGRMSQRNALRNPRRTGATAAALMVGLALVGGMSVASASMTKSFDEQIDKTLGADFVVQNSNFVPFPEEVTKRVEATDGVGLVVRSRLTPVAVSLPDGDRVETTAGAYDPRLDDVANITYAQGDSAAALAKGRIAMDRDFARDHGVRVGSTIPVEFQGGRTADLTVGALTDQDSADGFGTQGGLFFGMRTMERYAPGGQDSAVYVNASPGTSTDDLRTNLEATLDPYPQVDVRDIADYKELVHDQIAVLLYLVYALLGLAIIIAVLGVVNTLALSVVERTREIGLLRAIGLARRQLRRMIRLESVVIAVFGAVLGLALGLVWGVCTQQVLALQGMQAFAIPWTTIIAVVIGSAVVGVVAALLPALRASRMNVLAAIAHE, encoded by the coding sequence GTGCTCAAGGCGACGCTCCGGAGCTTTCTCGCCCACAAGGGACGGCTGCTGCTGTCCGCGCTGGCCGTGATCCTGTCCGTGGCGTTCGTCGCGGGCAGCCTGATCTTCTCGGACACCGTCAGCCGTACCTTCGACCGGCTCTTCGCCTCGACCGCGGCCGACGTCACCGTCAGCCCGAAGGAGAACCTCGACGAAGCACTGCCCTCCGGCTTCACCCCCACCCTGCCCGCCTCGCTGGTGGACCGCGCGGCCCGGGTCGAGGGGGCCGAGTCGGCCCGTCTGGACGTGGACGTGGCGGGCATCACCGTCGCCGACGAGGACAACGAGTCGGTGGGCCCCACCACCGGCGCCCCGACGATCGGCACCATCTGGAACCCGACCGACCGCAGCCCCGTCGAGCTGACCTCCGGTCACGCCCCCGAGGGGCCGAGCCAGGTCCTGCTCGACGCGGACACCGCCGACAGCAAGGACGTGGCGATCGGGGACACGCTCACCGTGATCGCCGCGCCCGGCTCCTTCAAGGCCGAGGTCGTCGGCATCGCCACGTTCACCACCACCAACCCCGGTGCCGCGCTGGTCTTCTTCGACACCGAGACCGCGCAGACCAAGCTGCTGGGCGACCCGGACGCCGGCACCAGCATCTCCGTGGACGCCGCGGACGGCGTCAGCGACCCGCAGCTCAAGCAGCGCGTGGCCGCCGCGCTGGGCGCGGACACCTTCGACTTCCGGACCGCCGACGAGCAGGCCGAGTCGGACGTCGAGCAGCTGGGCGGCTTCCTCGACGTCATCAAGTACGTGATGCTCGGCTTCGCCGGGATCGCCGTCCTGGTCGGTGTGTTCCTGATCGTCAACACCTTCTCGATGCTGATCGCCCAGCGCACCCGCGAACTGGGGCTGCTGCGCGCGCTCGGCGCGGACCGCCGCCAGGTGCGCCGCTCGGTCCTCACCGAAGCGCTGCTGCTCGGCCTCGTCGGCTCCACGCTCGGCCTGGCCACCGGCATCGGGCTCGCCGTCGGGCTCATCGAGCTGATGAGCCTGCTCGGCATGAACATCAGGTCCGCCGACATGGTCATCGGCGTGGCGACACCCGTCTCGGCGTACGTCGTCGGCCTCGGCGTCACCTTCGTGGCGGCGTATCTCCCGGCCCGGCGAGCGGCGGGTGTGTCGCCGATGGCGGCGCTCGCGGACGCCGAGATCGCCGACGTGGGAAAGCCGCTGCGGGTGCGCGCTGTGGTGGGCGCGGTCGTCGGGGCGCTGGGCGCGGCGGCGCTGGTGGGCTGTGCCACGGCGACGCAGACGTCGTCGGCGGCCTCCCTGCTCGGCCTCGGCGTGGTCCTGACGCTCATCGCGACGGTCATCGCGGGCCCACTGCTGGTGCGCCCGGTGATCCGGGTCCTCGGCGGAGCCTTCCCCGCACTGTTCGGTTCGGTCGGCCGGATGAGCCAGCGCAACGCCCTGCGCAACCCCCGCCGTACCGGCGCGACCGCGGCGGCCCTGATGGTCGGGCTGGCGCTGGTCGGCGGGATGTCGGTGGCGAGCGCCTCGATGACCAAGTCGTTCGACGAGCAGATCGACAAGACGCTGGGCGCCGACTTCGTCGTACAGAACAGCAATTTCGTGCCCTTCCCCGAGGAGGTCACCAAGCGGGTGGAGGCGACGGACGGCGTCGGGCTCGTCGTGCGCTCACGGCTCACACCGGTGGCGGTGAGCCTCCCGGACGGGGACCGCGTCGAGACGACGGCCGGGGCGTACGATCCCCGGCTCGACGACGTCGCCAACATCACCTACGCGCAGGGCGACTCGGCGGCGGCGCTGGCCAAGGGGCGGATCGCCATGGACCGGGACTTCGCGCGGGACCACGGCGTGCGCGTCGGGAGCACGATCCCGGTCGAGTTCCAGGGCGGACGTACGGCCGATCTGACGGTGGGCGCGCTGACCGACCAGGACTCCGCCGACGGGTTCGGGACGCAGGGCGGGCTGTTCTTCGGCATGCGCACGATGGAGCGGTACGCGCCGGGCGGCCAGGACTCCGCGGTGTACGTGAACGCCTCCCCCGGCACGAGCACCGACGACCTGCGCACGAATCTGGAGGCGACCCTCGACCCGTATCCGCAGGTGGACGTCCGGGACATCGCCGACTACAAGGAGCTGGTCCACGACCAGATCGCGGTCCTGCTCTACCTCGTGTACGCGCTGCTCGGGCTCGCGATCATCATCGCGGTGCTCGGCGTGGTCAACACCCTTGCCCTGTCGGTCGTCGAGCGGACCCGGGAGATCGGCCTGCTGCGGGCCATCGGACTCGCCCGGCGCCAGCTGCGCCGCATGATCCGGCTGGAGTCGGTGGTGATCGCGGTGTTCGGCGCGGTCCTGGGACTCGCGCTGGGACTGGTGTGGGGCGTGTGCACCCAGCAGGTGCTGGCGCTGCAGGGCATGCAGGCGTTCGCGATCCCGTGGACCACGATCATCGCGGTGGTGATCGGCTCGGCGGTCGTGGGCGTGGTGGCGGCCCTGCTGCCCGCGTTGCGTGCATCCCGCATGAATGTGCTGGCGGCCATCGCGCACGAGTGA